TACTAATTAATAACACCTTAAATTCTAATAAACGAAACCCTAATCGTTTTTTAATATTTTAAAATTTTAATCTTATCTTGTATAATAATTTTAAATGCAGCAGAATATGAAACCGAAATTAAAACTGACCGTTTACCTAATTGCAGGATTACTATTTGGACTTTCTGCGAATGCACAAAAAACTGTTATTAAAAAAGAAGCTTTACCTGCAAATGCACAGACTTTCTTAAAAACTCATTTCGGATCAAAAAAACCGAGTTATGTATTAGAAGACAAAGAATTTCTTTCTACAGAATACAAGGTTCAATTTGACAAACAGCTTGAAATTGAATTTGACAAAAAAGGAAACTGGAAAGAAGTATACGGTAAAAATGAAAAAATTCCAAAATCTATTATTCCGAAAAAGATTGCTTCTTATATCAAAACAAATTTCCCTAAAGAAAAAGTAACCAAAATAGAAATTGGATCTTCTGGCTACGAAACAAAGTTGACGAACGGTTTAAAGCTAAAATTCAACTTAAAAGAAGATTTTATTAAAATTGATAAGTAATAGTAGCCACAGATTAGAAGATTAAAAAGATTTTTTTCACGACTTAAGATAACAATCTGTGAAAATCCTTTTATCCCGATAGCTATCGGGAGTGGGCAAAAAAATAAACCCGACAGGTTTTAAAAACTTGTCGGGTTACAAAATTATCTAATTTTCAAATTGCCTAATTATCTGATTAATCTTTTCTCCACTTTTTCGTTTCTTCGAAAACATGTTCTAAGATTGCCTGTTCCGTTTCATCAAAATCAATATTTCTTCTTGACAAAACCAAACGCGCCGTTTCAAAAGCTTTTTTCGTTACATACGTTGTAAAACCTGCAGCACCACCCCAAGAAAAACTTGGAACA
This portion of the Flavobacterium panacagri genome encodes:
- a CDS encoding PepSY-like domain-containing protein; the encoded protein is MKPKLKLTVYLIAGLLFGLSANAQKTVIKKEALPANAQTFLKTHFGSKKPSYVLEDKEFLSTEYKVQFDKQLEIEFDKKGNWKEVYGKNEKIPKSIIPKKIASYIKTNFPKEKVTKIEIGSSGYETKLTNGLKLKFNLKEDFIKIDK